One Natator depressus isolate rNatDep1 chromosome 13, rNatDep2.hap1, whole genome shotgun sequence genomic region harbors:
- the LOC141997685 gene encoding olfactory receptor 11A1-like: MEKAEGGNQTPITEFILLGFGNQPGLQILFFLLFLVIYVVTMAGSLLIVVLVVTDQHLHTPMYFFLGNLSCLETCYTSTILPRMLASLLTGDRTISVEGCITQLAVFGFLVTAESYLLVVMSYDRYLAICKPLHYGTLMNGQLCLQLAAGSWISGFLACTILVCLISELIFCGPTGMDHFFCDLTPMVKLSCSDTSQITPVIYIFSFLNVVIPFLLTLMSYVCVISTILRIPSTTGRQKAFSTCSPHLSVVTIFYGTIIIAYMLPKSSTLRALNKVFSVCYTVLTPLANPLIYSLRNREVKEALRNAIRRAVTLTKNPA; this comes from the coding sequence ATGGAGAAAGCAGAAGGGGGAAATCAAACGCCCATCACAGAATTCATCCTGCTGGGATTCGGGAATCAACCTGGGCTGCAGATTCTTTTCTTCCTGCTGTTTCTAGTGATCTACGTTGTGACCATGGCTGGGAGCCTCCTCATTGTTGTGCTAGTTGTGACTGATCagcaccttcacacccccatgtacttcttcctggggaacttgtcctgcttggagacctgctacacctcgaccatcctgcccaggatgctggccagtctcctgactggggacagaaccatATCTGTGGAGGGCTGCATCACACAATTGGCTGTATTTGGTTTTCTAGTTACTGCAGAGAGTTATCTCTTGGTGGTGATGTCTTATGATCGGTATTTAGCTATATGCAAACCGCTGCACTATGGAACCCTTATGAACGGCCAGCTATGCCTCCAGCTAGCAGCTGGGTCTTGGATAAGTGGATTTCTAGCTTGTACAATATTAGTATGTCTCATATCAGAGTTAATTTTCTGTGGCCCCACTGGAATGGACCACTTCTTTTGTGATCTCACCCCAATGGTGAAACTCTCCTGCAGTGACACCAGCCAGATCACACCGGTGATTTATatattttccttcctaaatgtagttaTCCCATTTCTGCTAACCTTGATGTCCTATGTTTGTGTCATCAGCACCATCCTGAGAATCCCTTCCACCACTGGgaggcaaaaggccttttccacctgctcccctCACCTCAGTGTGGTTACAATCTTCTATGGGACCATAATCATTGCCTACATGCTACCGAAATCCAGTACCCTGAGAGCCCTGAACAAAGTGTTCTCTGTCTGCTACACAGTCCTGACGCCCCTGGCCAATCcactcatctacagcctgagaaacagagAGGTCAAGGAGGCCCTGAGAAATGCTATCAGGAGAGCTGTGACCCTTACAAAGAATCCAGCTTAG